In one Brienomyrus brachyistius isolate T26 chromosome 5, BBRACH_0.4, whole genome shotgun sequence genomic region, the following are encoded:
- the eps8l1b gene encoding epidermal growth factor receptor kinase substrate 8-like protein 1, whose translation MADISQYLVNHLVTFSLQGGEVQSVEEALSRLSHLARTDRLWSQEMLVEVSRDTVRLRDAQNQDELEAYPVSCIHRCDAILTEKEFPSLLLLVCQYGPRKKPDIHFFNCENIGAEPIRDDIISAVSDHTSKTNRRPEVLRMNQARLVQPSTAAGAMKEQGPQGIPNPPLLQAPNLPPSTPPPHSGMKVNGSSGDQANQAFRQAQREVEILNHCFNDIEIFMGRLQKSAEAHSILSQRNKKKKKSSKSPEDDLLSLRARPPSENEFFDIFQKFKYCFSLLARLKTSITNPSSEELLHHVFKPLDMIVKTTGGPTLGAGVASPALTDAAVSLLQENLTPEETQLWTALGPNWTQARSQQRGPVLSYTPVFLDGWKPDPVDPHGRVWEDPIEAQHKLDSQRKQQRSSIRSVELPKFAAHAGDEVEGSGLPPEAERLYRCSYDFVARNSSELSVLHGETLEVIESSKRWWKCRNRFDQIGFVPFNILEPLSALNDTNMQNLDDQMKPKGNASPTAPRPYSYAPPASPPLPDPTTFRPRSMPSNPSHIMSGDSTDRVMVMNDELLQRLTHGKASFSRPLVIPRSSDTSAPLHYNSPPSEVEEWLRGKGFSEPTVSCLGVLTGAQLFSLNKEELRAVLPDEGTRVYSQIMVQKALLEDAHKVSELEAVMEKQKMKVDHNLESTTF comes from the exons ATGGCTGATATCTCACAATACTTAGTCAAT CACCTGGTGACCTTCTCCCTGCAGGGTGGGGAGGTCCAGAGCGTGGAGGAGGCCCTCTCTCGGCTCTCCCACCTGGCCCGCACGGACCGCCTCTGGAGCCAGGAGATGCTGGTAGAAGTCAGTCGAGACACCGTCAGGCTGAGGGATGCTCAGAACCAG GATGAGCTGGAGGCTTACCCCGTCTCCTGCATCCATCGCTGTGACGCTATCCTCACAGAGAAAGAGTTTCCCTCCTTGCTGCTCCTCGTGTGCCAGTACGGTCCCCGAAAAAAGCCCGACATTCATTTCTTCAACTGTGAGAACATAGGG GCGGAACCGATCCGTGATGACATCATCAGCGCAGTGTCTGATCACACGTCGAAGACTAACAGGCGTCCTGAGGTTTTGAG GATGAACCAGGCCCGATTGGTCCAACCTTCTACTGCCGCTGGAGCCATGAAGGAACAGGGCCCCCAGGGGATTCCCAACCCCCCACTACTGCAAGCCCCCAACCTTCCTCCCTCCACGCCTCCCCCACACTCAGGAATgaaag TGAACGGATCCAGTGGTGACCAGGCCAATCAGGCTTTCAGACAGGCCCAGAGAGAAGTG GAAATCCTTAACCACTGTTTCAACGACATTGAGATCTTCATGGGCAGGCTGCAGAAATCAGCCGAAGCCCACAGCATTCTGAGCCAGAggaacaagaagaagaagaaaagcaGCAAAAGCCCAGAAG ATGACTTACTCTCCCTGAGAGCACGTCCACCTTCAGAAAATGAATTCTTTGATATCTTCCAGAAATTCAAGTACTGCTTCAGTCTATTG GCCCGGCTAAAAACGTCCATCACAAACCCAAGCTCAGAAGAGCTGCTTCACCATGTCTTCAAACCTCTGGATATG ATCGTGAAGACCACGGGAGGGCCAACGCTGGGAGCGGGGGTGGCCAGCCCAGCCCTGACCGACGCAGCTGTGTCACTGCTGCAGGAGAACCTGACCCCAGAAGAGACACAGCTGTGGACAGCACTGGGACCCAACTGGACACAAGCACG CTCTCAGCAGCGAGGCCCAGTTCTGTCCTACACCCCCGTCTTCCTGGATGGCTGGAAGCCCGACCCAGTCGACCCGCATGGACGGGTGTGGGAGGATCCCATAGAGGCACAACACAAACTGGACTCACAGAGAAAGCAGCAG AGGTCTTCTATTCGGTCGGTCGAGCTTCCCAAGTTTGCAGCACATGCTGGCGACGAAGT GGAGGGTAGTGGACTTCCCCCGGAGGCAGAGAGACTCTACCGCTGCAGCTATGACTTCGTGGCTCGGAACAGCAGCGAGCTGTCTGTGCTCCACGGAGAGACCCTGGAG GTGATTGAGTCATCAAAGCGATGGTGGAAGTGTCGCAATCGGTTCGATCAGATTGGCTTTGTGCCCTTCAACATCCTGGAGCCGCTGTCTGCCTTGAACGACACAAACATGCAAAACCTGGATGATCAGATGAAACCGAAG GGAAATGCCTCCCCAACAGCACCCAGACCGTACTCATACGCCCCTCCCgcttcaccccccctccccgaccctACAACTTTCCGGCCACGCAGTATGCCCTCCAACCCCTCCCACATCATGTCCGGGGACAGCACAGACCGAG TGATGGTGATGAACGATGAACTTCTGCAGCGGCTGACGCATGGGAAGGCCAGCTTTTCCCGCCCCCTGGTCATTCCCCGCTCCTCAGACACCTCCGCCCCCCTGCACTACAACTCCCCGCCATCCGAGGTGGAGGAGTGGCTGCGAGGAAAGGGCTTCAGCGAGCC TACTGTGAGCTGCTTGGGCGTGTTGACTGGCGCACAGCTATTCTCCCTCAACAAAGAGGAGTTGCGTGCTGTTTTGCCAGATGAGGGCACTAGAGTCTACAGTCAGATCATGGTGCAAAAGGCTTTGCTGGAG GATGCCCACAAGGTCTCGGAACTGGAGGCAGTAATGGAGAAGCAGAAGATGAAGGTGGACCACAATCTGGAAAGCACCACATTCTGA